CAAGTAAGTCAAACTCGTCTTGATCTTCAACAAAAAATAGATGAAGTGAGAAAAATAATAAACACAGCGGCAGATTTCTTCAAAAATGAAATGCCTGCGGTTGAGCAAAAAATAAAAAAGGCGGCTGATTTTGTTCGAAACGATTTACCTGCTCTTGAAGAAGATATTCGAAAAGCGGCTAATCTTGTTCAAACAAAGCTGCCGGAAGTAGAAAAGACTGTTCATAAAGCTGCCGATATGACTCGAAACGATTTACCAGGATTTGAAGCGAAAATAAGGAGTGCCGCTGATAAAATTCGCAGCTTAGAGAGCAGTGTGAATGTGAATGATTTAATCCAATTTTTGAAGCATGATCCCAAAAAAGAGAGTATTTTTTTAGCAAGCCCTGTTCTTTTGGAAACGAAAAGGATTTTCCCGATTCCCAATTACGGATCTGCGATGACACCTTTTTATACAATGCTGGCACTATGGGTTGGAGCTACCTTCTTAATTGCCTCTCTTCGGGTCGATGTTGAAAACGCCGACAACGAGTACAAGGGGTACCAGGTTTATTTTGGAAGACTATTAACGTTTATTACTATCGGAATTTTTCAAGCAGCCATTGCGTCCTTGGGCGATTTGTATTTTATTCATACGTATGCGGTGGACAAACTATGGTTTGTACTATTTAGTATTTTAATCGGCATGGTGTTTGTCATCATCACCTTTACATTATGCGCGGTATTCGGCAATATCGGAAAGGGTTTAGCGATTATATTCTTAGTGCTGCAAATCTCCAGTTCTGGCGCAACCTTTCCGGTTAGTACGACTTCTACCTTTTTTCAGATGATCTATCCTTTCATGCCATTTAGTTATGCAGTAAGTATGCTTCGTGAGGCGGTAGGAGGGATGGTTGTGGAAGTGGTAATGAAGGATGTATTTTCCTTGCTAGTCTTTGTTGCCGCCAGCTTCATTTTAGCGCTTGTCTTGAAAAAACCTTTAAGTAAGCGGATTCAACAAACAGCAGAAAGAGCAAGATCTACCAAGATCATCCAATAATTGAGTAAAATAGCGAACAGTGACGTACATTGTTCGCTATTTATTTTTAAGTTAATTAATGATAGTTTCTAGAGTTACCTCAATCATATCCTACAATCCCTATTTCTATTTTTTGTTAAAAGGATAACAACATTTTTGTGAACTAGTTAACAAAATAATCGTAATTAAACTAACTGAAATGGAACGCTTTCATTTGTTATCATTAGTTATGGTAAGATTAAACGTTATACCACTTTCGAAGCGCTGGAACCTCTTCGGTTTCACTACAAATTGCTTCCAATTGGCTTTTATCTAATAGGTAAAAATACTTTTCACGTATATCGATGAGCCCTTCATTTTGGAAATCGCCTAGTGTTTTGGAGATAGATTCTCTGGTTACTCCAAGCATATTTGCAAGCAAGGACTGATTAATTTTTAGGTCAATTTTAAAATTATCTCCATCTGGTTTTCCAAAATTATAATAGAGATCCACTAGCAAATTTGCAGCTTTAGTTCTCACATCATAAAAGGTTAAATAACGAATCAAGCGGTTAAGCATCCGTGTCCGTTCAACTAGGACCATATAGGCTTTACGAAGAACAGATGGATACTGATCGACGATTTGAAGGAAATCTTGTTTTGTCATATGCCATACTGAAACATTTTCAAGTGCTTCGATAGAAGAAATTCGATGGCTATCGTTGGATAATGCTTCAACTTCCCCTAAAATATCTCCTGGCATTGAGATACTTAGGACGATTTCTTTTCCTTCGTGAATACGGTATATCTTTAACATACCAGAACGAATGATATATACATCTTCACTTAAATCATTTTCAAACATAAGGACATGATTCTTTTTAAACTTGCGCTCCTTTAGTTTGGAAATAATATGTGGTGCATCAATCTCAGGAATATCGGCGAAGATCGCAATTTCCGAGATTTTGGTTATCATAATCATGCATCCTTTCTAAAATCACATATCGAATCAAATGGTTAATATAAAAATAAGTATACCATGTTTTTGGTCGATTGAACTCGCATAATAAAAGGGGAAATTGGATTGAGTAAACGATTACAGAGGATCTTTCAACTTCAGGAAGCGAATACGAGTATTCGGACAGAGGGAATTGCTGGACTAACCTCATTTATGACGGTTGCCTATATCATCGCGGTGAATGGTGCGATTTTAAGTCAAGTTGGGATGCCGTATGAAGCAGTAACAATCGCCACTTTAATTTGTTGCTTTCTTGGCTGTATGCTGATGGCTCTTTGGGCTAATTCACCATTACTCATCGTCCCGGGTATGGGAGATAATGCTTTTTTTGTTTTTACCCTTGTATTTTCTTTTGGGCTAACTTGGCAGCAAGCACTTGCAGTTGTCTTAATCGCAGGTATTATTTTTACATTGACAACAGTAACAAAAGGAGCGTTCTATTTATCACAATCCATCCCAAATTCGATGATCAATGCCATGACGGCCGGGATCGGTTTATTTATAGCATTTTTAGGGTTGAAAAATGGTAGATTGATTGTTGCGAGTGAGGGGACATTTGTCAAATTAGGTGATCTAGCGGATCCTTATGCCTTAACAACGATTCTGACTTTACTTATTTTAGTCCCACTATTCTTACGCAATGTAAAGGGGAACTTCCTGATAGGAATCATTGTTGGTACCATAATCGGTTCAATGCTAGGAATTGTAGATTTTTCAACATTACGTGATTTTAGTTTCTCTTTTAGCGGGTATGATCAAATATTTTTTGCTTTTGATTTTAGTCAAATTGGTACAATTAATTTCTGGACTGCTGTATTTTCATTATCAATAGTGATAATATTTCAAAATATGGGTGCACAGCTCGGTATGCTGCCAGACAAATCAAAGTTTAGAAAGTCGTTTCAAGCAAACGCATTTTCAATTATTGGTGCAGGATTCTTTGGCTGCAGTCCTACAACGACTGCGGCGGAGTCGGCAACGGGAATTGCAGCAGGCGGGAGAACGGGCTTAACCTCGTTTACAGCAGGATTATTGTTTATTCCAGCACTATTTCTTATTCCACTTTTTAAAGTGATTCCAGATGCTGCTATAGCACCTGTGCTGATTATTGTTGGTTGTCTAATGGTTCAAAACTTAAAAGAAATACCATTTAGCGACTTTACCGAAGCATTTCCAGCTTATTTAATGATGGCAATCATGCCTTTGTCCTTTAGTATTGCCAATGGGATTGCGTTTGGCTTCATTGCTTACCCTATTCTAAAACTGGTCACAGGTCGAAGGAAAGAAATTTCGGTCACAATGTATATCATTGCCTTTTTCTTCCTACTCTATTTTATTTTAGGATCAATTTAGTTAAAGATTTACTTATGAAGTAACTATAGTAAACTTGGAAAAAGTGTATGAAAAAATAGAGCATCCTAACGGGGCTGTTGACAAAATGGGAATGAAACTCCCAATTAGTTAGTCAACAGCCTCGAACGGGTGCTTTTTCTATTTTCTTGACGAAAAAAATTTTATATGTTATTAAAATATTTGTTAGCACTCAATTGAATAGAGTGCTAAAATTTATTTGTAAATTGGAAACTAAAGGAGAGGTCCTAATGGAAACGAAACAGTTTAAAGCCGAATCGAAACGATTATTAGACATGATGATCAACTCCATTTATACTCATCGGGAGATATTTTTAAGAGAGCTACTGTCAAATGCTAGTGACGCTATTGATAAAATTTATTACACAGCATTAACAGATGATGCTTTAACCTTTGACAAGGACAGTTACTTTATTAAAGTAACGGCTGATAAAGAAAATAGAATCTTGAAAATCACTGATACGGGTATTGGAATGTCCAAGGAAGATCTAGAAAATAACCTTGGAACCATAGCCAAAAGCGGCTCATTAGCCTTTAAAAGTGAAAATGAATTAAAAGATGGTCACGATATCATAGGCCAATTTGGTGTCGGATTTTATTCTGCCTTTATGGTCGCTGATGAGGTCACTGTTATTAGTAGAGCTTTAGGCAGTGAGGAAGCATATAAGTGGGAATCTAAGGGGGCGGATGGCTATACAATTTTCCCATTTGAAAAGGATTCAGTCGGTACCGAAATTATTTTGAAAATCAAAGAGAACGTTGAAGATGAGAACTATGATGAGTATCTGGAAGAATACCGCTTAAAGTCCATCATCAAAAAGTATTCTGATTTCATTCGCTACCCTATCAAAATGGATGTCACCGATAGAAGGCATAAAGAAGGCAGTGAAGACGAATACGAGGATGTTCAAGAAGAACAAACGATTAATAGTATGGTACCAATTTGGAGGAAAAATAAAAAGGATCTTACAACAGAGGACTATGATCATTTTTATGCGGAAAAACATTACGGTTTTGACAAGCCGATCAAACATATCCACATCAGTGTGGATGGTGCTGTAAGATATAATTCCATTTTATATATTCCTGAAAAAATACCTTTCGACTATTACTCTCAGGAATATGAAAAAGGGTTAGAGCTATATTCTAATGGTGTGTTAATCATGAACAAATGCTCCGACTTACTTCCTGACTATTTCAGCTTTGTTAAAGGCATGGTGGATTCAGAGGATTTATCTTTAAATATCTCAAGAGAAATGCTGCAGCATGACCGCCAATTAAAACTTATCGCAAAAAATATTAACAAAAAAATTAAGAGTGAATTACTAAACATATTAAAAAATGAACGAGAAAAGTATCAAGAGTTTTATAATTCTTTTGGCAGACAACTCAAATATGGTGTCTACAGTGACTATGGAATGCATAAAGAAGAATTACAAGATTTACTGATGTTCTACTCCTCTAAAGAGAAGAAAATGGTCACTCTAGACGAATATGTATCAAGAATGCCGGAGGATCAAAAATATATTTATTATGCTACTGGAGTAACATACGAAAGAATTGACAAGCTTCCACAGACTGAGCTAGTCGCTGATAAAGGATATGAAATTTTATATTTCACCGATGAAATAGACGAATTCGCTATTAGAATGGTAATGACCTACAAGGAAAAAGAATTCAAATCTGTGGCAAGCGGTGATTTAGGTTTTGAAGTAGATGAAAATCAACAAACTGCTTCTGAAGAGAAAGAGAATAAAGAGCTCTTTGACTATATGAAAAATATTCTGACTAACAAAGTAAAGGATGTAAGAGTATCGAAAAGATTAAAAACACATCCTGTATGCTTAACGACCGATGGGGCAGTATCGATCGAAATGGAAAAAATTCTAAATGCGATGCCAAACAATCAAAATGTTAAAGCAGACAAGGTTTTGGAAATCAATATCCATCACGATATATTTGAATCTTTAAAAGCAGCATTTGAAAAAGATAAAGAAAAATTAACGCTTTATACTTCCCTGTTATATAACCAAGCATTATTAATTGAAGGTTTGCCAATCGAGGACCCAGTCGAGTTTACCAATAATATTTGCAAAATCATGGCTTAATTAGTAAAGCGGGGCGCGACGAATAGACCGGAGCGCTTTGACTGAGATCAAGGAAAATCGAAGAGCGAAATTGTCTCGCCGCTGGGCTATGGAACTGGGCATTTCAAAAACAAAGGGGGTTACAACTGACCTTAAAGGGTTCAGTTTTCGAGGGTATAAGTATTAAGTGACACATAAAATAGCGTGAGTCAATTCTCACGCTATTTTTATTTTTAACAAAGGAATATACCAACTTTTAGGCTTATTGGTTAATAGGATCTTAAGCCAAGCATTCGGACAAAAGAAGGCAATATCCAGCTGGACCTGTCCGAATAAGCCTGGCATTTGGACAAGAACAGGAAAATTCCTGCTAGACCTGTCCGAATAAACCTTCCATTCAGACAAGAGAAGGCAATTTCCAGCTAGACCTGTCCGAATAAGCCTCGCATTCGGACAAACAAAGGCAATATCCTGCTAGACCTGTCCGAATAAGCCTAGGATTCGAACAAGAACAGGAAAATTCCTGCAAGACCTGTCCGAATAAGCCTAGGATTCGGACAAGAACAGGAAACTTCCTGCTAGACCTGTCCGAATAAGCCTGGCATTCGGACAAGAATAGGAAATTTCCTGCAAGACCTGTCCGAATAAGCCTTCCATTCAGACAAGAGAAGGCAATTTCCAGCTAGACCTGTCCGAATAAGCCTGGCATTCGGACAAGAATAGGAAATATCCTGCTAGACCTGTCCGAATAAGCCTGGCATTCGGACAAGAATAGGAAATTTCCTGCAAGACCTGTCCGAATAAGCCTAGCATCGGACTATCCACAGGCAAATCCACATAATGATCAGCTGCCATTATCGGCGTATTTTCTTATTTGCAATATCGGGTGCTTCAGTTGAAAATAGGAATTTGAATGTCAATAAGTCCATATGACTTTTAAAAATTGCGTGCTAAAACTGAAAGCAGTTTAATACGCCATTTTCTATGTCATTTAACTGTTTCGCACCTATAAACGAAACCATTTAAACTGGGCTTCCAATCCTTTTTTTAAAAGTGAATATGAACTCGAGTTCATTTTTTAATAAAAATATGATATAGTAATATAAACGTGATAATAAAATTCATTTCTGAAAAGAAAAATAA
The DNA window shown above is from Neobacillus sp. WH10 and carries:
- a CDS encoding YhgE/Pip domain-containing protein; translated protein: MRKIWRIYRTDWKNIFSVPSVVLLIAALMVLPSAYAWVNIKAMWDPYSNTSGIKVAVANEDEGAEIQGNKINVGNDTVKNLKKNHNLGWVFVTRSEAEKGVEKGKYYAYLIIPKDFSKKITSILEINPQKPKIIFGVNEKINAVAPKITSSGASSVTAQISQTFVKTVGDAIFSGFFKAGIELEKALPSIHNVEKQIFELEKALPQFEEMGKKAIELEGKLPEIREKGQKIIDLEQRIPEIQQAGRSILKVEESLPQIKEAGDMVLAIQGKLADLQSVNDIITDVIANLMEIESKIKQAIDSAKDAQNDQTDIADNQEQLTRLYEELANIHNQVSQTRLDLQQKIDEVRKIINTAADFFKNEMPAVEQKIKKAADFVRNDLPALEEDIRKAANLVQTKLPEVEKTVHKAADMTRNDLPGFEAKIRSAADKIRSLESSVNVNDLIQFLKHDPKKESIFLASPVLLETKRIFPIPNYGSAMTPFYTMLALWVGATFLIASLRVDVENADNEYKGYQVYFGRLLTFITIGIFQAAIASLGDLYFIHTYAVDKLWFVLFSILIGMVFVIITFTLCAVFGNIGKGLAIIFLVLQISSSGATFPVSTTSTFFQMIYPFMPFSYAVSMLREAVGGMVVEVVMKDVFSLLVFVAASFILALVLKKPLSKRIQQTAERARSTKIIQ
- a CDS encoding Crp/Fnr family transcriptional regulator — encoded protein: MITKISEIAIFADIPEIDAPHIISKLKERKFKKNHVLMFENDLSEDVYIIRSGMLKIYRIHEGKEIVLSISMPGDILGEVEALSNDSHRISSIEALENVSVWHMTKQDFLQIVDQYPSVLRKAYMVLVERTRMLNRLIRYLTFYDVRTKAANLLVDLYYNFGKPDGDNFKIDLKINQSLLANMLGVTRESISKTLGDFQNEGLIDIREKYFYLLDKSQLEAICSETEEVPALRKWYNV
- a CDS encoding NCS2 family permease; this translates as MSKRLQRIFQLQEANTSIRTEGIAGLTSFMTVAYIIAVNGAILSQVGMPYEAVTIATLICCFLGCMLMALWANSPLLIVPGMGDNAFFVFTLVFSFGLTWQQALAVVLIAGIIFTLTTVTKGAFYLSQSIPNSMINAMTAGIGLFIAFLGLKNGRLIVASEGTFVKLGDLADPYALTTILTLLILVPLFLRNVKGNFLIGIIVGTIIGSMLGIVDFSTLRDFSFSFSGYDQIFFAFDFSQIGTINFWTAVFSLSIVIIFQNMGAQLGMLPDKSKFRKSFQANAFSIIGAGFFGCSPTTTAAESATGIAAGGRTGLTSFTAGLLFIPALFLIPLFKVIPDAAIAPVLIIVGCLMVQNLKEIPFSDFTEAFPAYLMMAIMPLSFSIANGIAFGFIAYPILKLVTGRRKEISVTMYIIAFFFLLYFILGSI
- the htpG gene encoding molecular chaperone HtpG; translation: METKQFKAESKRLLDMMINSIYTHREIFLRELLSNASDAIDKIYYTALTDDALTFDKDSYFIKVTADKENRILKITDTGIGMSKEDLENNLGTIAKSGSLAFKSENELKDGHDIIGQFGVGFYSAFMVADEVTVISRALGSEEAYKWESKGADGYTIFPFEKDSVGTEIILKIKENVEDENYDEYLEEYRLKSIIKKYSDFIRYPIKMDVTDRRHKEGSEDEYEDVQEEQTINSMVPIWRKNKKDLTTEDYDHFYAEKHYGFDKPIKHIHISVDGAVRYNSILYIPEKIPFDYYSQEYEKGLELYSNGVLIMNKCSDLLPDYFSFVKGMVDSEDLSLNISREMLQHDRQLKLIAKNINKKIKSELLNILKNEREKYQEFYNSFGRQLKYGVYSDYGMHKEELQDLLMFYSSKEKKMVTLDEYVSRMPEDQKYIYYATGVTYERIDKLPQTELVADKGYEILYFTDEIDEFAIRMVMTYKEKEFKSVASGDLGFEVDENQQTASEEKENKELFDYMKNILTNKVKDVRVSKRLKTHPVCLTTDGAVSIEMEKILNAMPNNQNVKADKVLEINIHHDIFESLKAAFEKDKEKLTLYTSLLYNQALLIEGLPIEDPVEFTNNICKIMA